From Nerophis lumbriciformis linkage group LG13, RoL_Nlum_v2.1, whole genome shotgun sequence, one genomic window encodes:
- the LOC133613968 gene encoding olfactory receptor 10K1-like encodes MRISISKSKAMVLSRKPMVDDFSLFSALTAHNKFQQHHREDLEELVDITAALGGGLNEIYGGDADFNGTFITLGGFVEMDKYRYLYFVILLTLYILILCTNCTIICLIWIHRNLHEPMYIFIAALSLNSLLFGTALYPKLIIDVLSQKQTISHSACLFQYFLYYSLGISDFLLLSAMSYDRYVSICKPLQYPTIMGKQAVIVLLSLAWFLPACELAVATVVSSQQKLCDFTTKGTVCNNTFFKLHCVKSTFLNIYGLFIMINAVVFPVMFILFTYIKIFIITYHSCVEVRKKAAETCLPHLMVLFILLCLVLFDVIIARLELNIPKGVQLIITLQILVYSPLFNPILYGVKMKEIWKHIKRLFCLVNKGT; translated from the exons atgaggatcagcatttcCAAATctaaggccatggttctcagcaggaaaccgatg GTGGACGACTTCTCACTCTTCTCAGCATTGACTGCTCACAACAAGTTCCAGCAACATCACCGTGAAGACTTGGAGGAGCTTGTTGACATAACAGCAGCGCTTGGTGGAGGACTTAATGAGATCTACGGAGG GGATGCtgatttcaatggaacatttataaCTCTTGGTGGCTTTGTAGAAATGGACAAGTATAGATATCTGTACTTTGTCATCTTGTTGACATTATATATTCTCATCCTCTGCACTAACTGCACCATTATATGTCTAATCTGGATCCACAGGAACCTTCATGAGCCTATGTACATTTTCATTGCTGCTTTGTCACTCAACTCTCTTTTGTTTGGCACTGCTCTCTACCCCAAACTTATTATTGATGTTTTATCTCAAAAACAGACGATTTCTCATTCTGCTTGTCTGTTTCAATATTTTCTTTATTACTCATTAGGTATTTCAGACTTCTTACTGTTGTCAGCCATGTCTTATGACAGGTATGTGTCTATCTGCAAACCTCTGCAGTATCCAACTATCATGGGAAAACAAGCTGTTATTGTGCTCTTGTCTTTGGCCTGGTTTCTACCTGCATGTGAGCTTGCAGTGGCAACTGTGGTTAGTTCTCAACAAAAACTCTGTGATTTTACAACAAAAGGAACTGTTTgtaacaacacattttttaagcttcactGTGTAAAATCAACATTTCTTAACATTTATGGTTTGTTTATCATGATAAATGCTGTTGTTTTTCCTGTGATGTTCATCCTTTTTACGTACATAAAGATATTCATAATAACTTATCACAGTTGTGTAGAAGTGAGGAAAAAAGCTGCAGAGACATGTTTACCTCACCTGATGGTTTTATTCATCTTACTTTGTTTAGTTTTATTTGATGTCATCATAGCTCGATTGGAATTAAATATTCCAAAAGGTGTACAGTTAATAATTACTTTACAAATACTTGTGTACAGTCCTCTGTTCAATCCAATCTTATATGGAGTGAAAATGAAGGAAATCTGGAAACACATCAAGAGATTGTTTTGTCTGGTAAACAAAGGTACATGA